In Erigeron canadensis isolate Cc75 chromosome 6, C_canadensis_v1, whole genome shotgun sequence, the following are encoded in one genomic region:
- the LOC122604578 gene encoding putative receptor-like protein kinase At3g47110, whose translation MEDNYFTGNLPKSIGNLESLLELGLDENRLQGHIPPNLGNCRGLLALDLSINNLTGPIPVEIFQLSSLSITLNLSHNYLLGPLPHEIEKLKSLTKLDLSHNDLVGEIPNAISSSTSLEYLNLGANSFHGPIPTSMSALRGIMDLNLSGNNFSGRIPKFLEQLNLSSLDLSFNNLDGEVPLEGIFKNVSLISIQGNNGLCGGLPELRLPKCVIVSGSKIGSRTSRVILIVIPICSLFVVAMVLSYLYYWKRRNPQVQPAEASYVQPFSRVSYGSILRATNEFSQQSLIGTGAFSAVYKGILEPGDGMVAIKVLKLGNQGALKSFVMECEALKNIRHRNLVKLVTSCSSVDFQGNDFKALIYEFMPNGNLERWLHPNSEQDFNIEEAPHPQRLTLRQIVTIATEVAHAMHYLHQECEVPIIHCDMKPSNILLDNDMVAHIGDFGLAKFLPLNPHESSSAGLRGTIGYAPPEYGLGNEMTKEGDIYSFGILLLEIITGKRPTDCIFQQGLNLHGYVMMALPDRLMEIIEPSLLCVIEGANVKHKDEARKWKMLEKSMILLTRTGLACSFESPKDRMNTSQIIQELHHINGLFLALLLWSPTLSLATNHTDHLALLAIKSSIIHDPQHVLDSWNTSFHFCQWQGVTCGHRHPRVTMLDLGSQGFAGSLSPHIGNLSFLRVIRLRNNTFKGVIPLQLGNLFRLKLLFLDSNSFEGKVPASLSNCTELNALWLSFNNLVGRLPQQLSTLVNLTVLAIHNNGFTGGIPSFFGNFTSLTALSATNNNLSGSIPHTLDNLISGSLPKDIGLQLPNLVSIYIWRNKFTGSIPLSFSNCSNLFRLELNDNGFTGKFNIDFRRMPNLQSVVLGSNSLGSSEPDEMNFIDSMVNCTKLDMLDVFNNKLTGVLPSSIGNFSSQLTTLKLAYNFIYGNLPSGIGNLVKLERLNIASNHFTGIVPSELGNLQNLKYLYMYDNLFNGNFPNFIGNLQSLLELFLNENRLGGNIPPNLSNNSRLLSLDLSTNNLTGPIPVELFQLPSLSIYLGLSHNYLVGPLPQEIEKLKMLSALDLSHNDLVGPIPNAIASCISLEYLDLSANSFQGPIPPSISFLRGITYLDLSNNNFSEQIPKFLEKLNLSALDLSFNNLDGEVPLGGIFKNVSLISIQGNNRLCGGLPEFHLPKCAIVSRSKTGSRSRVLLTIIPICSILVVAMILFNLFYWKRRKAQAQPAEEASYVQPFSRISYESILRATNEFSQQNLIGTGAFSAVYKGILELADGMVAIKVLKLRNHGALKSFVMECEALKNIRHRNLVKVITSCSSVDFQGNDFKALIYEFMPNGNLERWLHPSSEQEVDIEKAPPNRLTLCQRVTTAIDVAHAMHYLHQECEVPIIHCDLKPSNILLDSDMVAHIGDFGLAKFLPLKPHESSTVGLRGTIGYAAPEYGLGGEMTKEGDIYSFGILLLEMITGKRPTDHIFQNGLNLHGYVTMAFPDRLMEITEPTLSSVIEGAIVSHGDEATKWERLEEIMILLARIGLACSMESPKERMNSSKIIQELHHINGLI comes from the exons ATGGAGGACAACTACTTTACCGGGAACTTACCAAAATCTATAGGAAACCTGGAGTCATTGCTAGAGTTGGGTTTGGATGAAAACAGATTACAAGGACATATACCTCCCAATCTTGGCAACTGCAGGGGCTTGTTGGCGTTGGACCTTTCCATAAACAATCTTACTGGCCCAATACCCGTTGAAATTTTTCAGCTATCATCCCTGTCGATCACTCTAAATCTTTCTCACAACTATTTACTTGGACCCCTTCCCCATGAGATAGAAAAACTCAAAAGTTTGACCAAACTTGATTTGTCACACAATGATCTTGTTGGAGAAATACCAAATGCCATCTCAAGCAGTACAAGCCTTGAGTACCTAAATTTGGGTGCCAATTCCTTTCATGGTCCGATACCTACCTCAATGAGTGCTTTAAGAGGTATCATGGACCTTAATCTTTCCGGTAATAACTTCTCTGGACGAATTCCAAAATTCTTAGAGCAACTAAACTTGTCTTCATTAGATTTGTCATTCAACAATCTTGATGGTGAGGTACCATTAGAAGGTATTTTTAAGAATGTGAGTTTGATCTCGATTCAGGGGAACAATGGGCTGTGTGGAGGCCTTCCTGAACTTCGCCTCCCCAAATGTGTCATAGTATCAGGGTCAAAGATAGGTTCTAGAACATCACGTGTTATTCTAATTGTCATTCCAATTTGCTCGCTTTTTGTTGTAGCAATGGTTTTGTCTTATCTATATTATTGGAAAAGAAGGAACCCACAAGTACAACCAGCAGAAGCTTCGTATGTGCAACCGTTTTCACGAGTTTCTTATGGAAGCATACTCAGAGCCACCAATGAGTTCTCTCAACAAAGCTTGATTGGGACGGGGGCTTTTAGTGCTGTTTATAAGGGTATTCTTGAACCAGGTGATGGAATGGTTGCTATCAAGGTTCTAAAGCTTGGAAATCAAGGAGCTTTGAAGAGTTTTGTGATGGAGTGTGAGGCTTTGAAAAACATAAGGCATCGTAACCTTGTGAAACTTGTTACTTCATGTTCGTCCGTCGACTTTCAGGGTAATGATTTCAAAGCTCTTATTTACGAGTTCATGCCAAATGGGAATCTTGAAAGATGGCTACATCCAAATTCCGAACAAGATTTTAATATCGAAGAAGCTCCTCATCCACAAAGATTGACCCTTCGCCAAATAGTAACGATTGCAACAGAAGTAGCTCATGCCATGCATTACCTCCACCAAGAGTGTGAGGTACCCATAATTCACTGTGATATGAAGCCAAGCAATATATTACTTGACAATGACATGGTTGCTCATATTGGTGATTTCGGGCTGGCAAAGTTTCTGCCATTAAATCCTCACGAAAGTAGTTCAGCTGGATTAAGAGGGACTATTGGGTATGCACCTCCAG AGTACGGCCTTGGAAATGAGATGACAAAAGAAGGGGATATTTACAGCTTTGGGATACTTTTATTAGAGATAATAACAGGAAAGAGACCAACAGACTGCATTTTCCAACAAGGACTGAACCTCCATGGCTATGTGATGATGGCTTTGCCTGATCGTCTAATGGAGATAATTGAACCGTCATTACTGTGTGTCATTGAGGGTGCAAATGTCAAGCACAAGGATGAAGCTAGAAAGTGGAAGATGTTGGAAAAAAGCATGATTTTATTGACAAGAACTGGGTTGGCTTGCTCCTTCGAATCTCCCAAAGATAGAATGAACACAAGCCAAATCATCCAAGAGTTGCATCACATCAATGGTCTCTTTT TGGCATTGCTGTTATGGTCTCCAACACTTTCACTGGCCACAAACCATACCGATCATCTTGCACTTCTGGCCATCAAATCGAGCATCATTCATGACCCCCAACATGTTCTTGACTCATGGAACACCTCCTTCCATTTCTGTCAATGGCAAGGTGTTACATGTGGTCATCGGCATCCTAGAGTCACCATGTTAGACCTTGGATCTCAAGGCTTTGCCGGTTCACTCTCCCCTCATATTGGAAACTTAAGCTTTCTTAGAGTGATAAGGCTACGGAATAACACCTTCAAAGGTGTAATCCCACTTCAATTAGGAAATTTGTTTAGGTTGAAGCTACTATTTCTCGACAGCAATTCTTTTGAAGGAAAAGTTCCAGCCAGTTTATCAAACTGTACAGAGCTAAATGCTCTTTGGTTGAGTTTCAATAATCTAGTTGGCAGGCTTCCACAACAGCTTAGTACACTGGTGAACCTGACGGTGTTAGCCATTCATAATAATGGTTTTACAGGAGGGATACCATCTTTCTTTGGAAACTTCACTTCTCTTACAGCCTTATCAGCCACCAACAATAATCTAAGCGGAAGCATTCCACACACTTTAG ATAATTTAATCAGTGGAAGTTTACCAAAAGATATAGGCTTACAGCTACCCAATCTTGTGAGTATTTATATATGGCGTAACAAATTTACCGGAAGCATACCCTTATCATTTTCTAACTGTTCAAACTTGTTTAGACTTGAGTTGAATGACAATGGTTTTACTGGGAAGTTTAACATAGATTTCAGACGTATGCCAAATCTTCAGAGTGTTGTGTTAGGCTCTAACAGTCTAGGGAGTTCTGAACCTGATGAGATGAACTTCATAGATTCCATGGTCAATTGTACCAAACTAGATATGTTAGATGTATTTAATAACAAATTGACTGGAGTTCTTCCTAGTTCTATAGGCAATTTCTCATCTCAACTAACAACTCTAAAACTTGCTTATAACTTCATTTATGGGAACTTGCCTTCTGGGATTGGAAATCTTGTGAAGTTAGAGCGATTAAATATAGCCTCTAATCACTTCACAGGGATAGTTCCAAGTGAACTTGGTAATCTACAAAAccttaaatatttatacatgtatGATAACCTCTTCAACGGGAACTTTCCAAATTTTATAGGGAACCTGCAGTCATTGCTAGAGTTGTTTTTGAATGAAAACAGATTAGGAGGAAATATACCTCCAAATCTTAGCAACAATAGTCGTCTCTTGTCGTTGGACCTTTCCACAAACAATCTTACTGGCCCTATACCCGTTGAACTTTTTCAGCTACCATCCTTGTCGATCTATCTAGGTCTTTCTCACAACTATTTAGTTGGACCCTTGCCCCAAGAGAtagaaaaactcaaaatgttgTCGGCACTTGATCTGTCACACAATGATTTGGTTGGACCAATACCAAATGCTATTGCAAGTTGCATAAGCCTCGAGTACCTAGACCTGAGTGCCAATTCCTTTCAAGGTCCAATACCTCCCTCAATCAGTTTTCTAAGGGGTATCACCTACCTTGATCTTTCCAATAACAACTTTTCTGAACAAATTCCAAAATTCTTAGAGAAACTAAACTTGTCTGCATTGGATTTGTCGTTCAACAATCTTGATGGTGAGGTACCCTTGGGAGGCATTTTCAAGAATGTGAGTTTGATCTCGATTCAGGGGAATAATAGGCTTTGTGGAGGCCTTCCTGAATTTCACCTGCCCAAATGTGCCATAGTATCAAGGTCAAAGACAGGTTCTCGATCACGTGTTCTTCTAACAATCATTCCAATTTGCTCGATTTTAGTTGTAGCGATGATTTTGTTTAATCTGTTTTATTGGAAAAGAAGGAAGGCACAAGCACAACCAGCAGAAGAAGCTTCATATGTGCAACCGTTTTCAAGAATTTCTTATGAAAGCATACTCAGAGCTACTAATGAATTTTCTCAGCAGAACTTGATTGGGACAGGCGCTTTTAGTGCAGTTTATAAGGGTATTCTTGAACTAGCAGATGGAATGGTTGCCATCAAGGTTCTAAAGCTTCGAAACCATGGAGCTTTGAAGAGTTTCGTGATGGAGTGTGAGGCTTTGAAAAACATAAGGCATCGTAATCTTGTAAAAGTCATTACTTCCTGTTCATCCGTTGACTTTCAGGGTAATGATTTCAAAGCTCTTATTTATGAGTTCATGCCAAATGGGAATCTTGAAAGGTGGCTACATCCAAGTTCAGAACAAGAGGTTGATATCGAAAAAGCTCCTCCAAATAGATTGACCCTTTGCCAAAGAGTAACGACTGCTATTGATGTCGCTCATGCCATGCACTACCTCCACCAAGAGTGTGAGGTGCCCATTATTCATTGTGATCTGAAGCCAAGCAATATCTTACTTGACAGTGACATGGTTGCTCACATTGGTGATTTCGGGCTCGCAAAGTTCCTACCATTAAAACCACACGAAAGCAGTACAGTTGGATTGAGAGGGACTATTGGGTATGCAGCTCCAG AGTATGGTCTTGGAGGTGAGATGACAAAAGAAGGGGATATCTACAGCTTTGGGATATTGTTATTAGAGATGATAACAGGAAAGAGACCAACAGATCACATTTTCCAGAATGGGTTGAACCTCCATGGCTATGTGACAATGGCTTTTCCTGATCGTCTAATGGAGATAACTGAACCGACACTATCATCTGTCATCGAGGGTGCAATTGTCAGCCATGGGGATGAAGCTACAAAGTGGGAGAGGCTGGAAGAAATCATGATTTTATTGGCAAGAATTGGGTTGGCATGCTCCATGGAATCTCCAAAAGAGAGGATGAACTCAAGCAAAATCATCCAGGAGTTGCATCACATCAATGGTCTCATCTAA
- the LOC122604580 gene encoding putative receptor-like protein kinase At3g47110, with translation MCQQAERKFFMEYLSFFLHVTALMLLWSPTLSLATNDTDYVALVAIKLSIIHDPQHVLDSWNTSSHFCQWQGVTCGRRHPRVTRLDLQNQGFVGSVSPHIGNLSFMRSIHLTNNTLKGVIPPQLGNLFRLQELYLGINSFEGEVPASLSNWLPFLFGNFTSLKQIYATENYLGGIIPNTLGQLYNLQEIGFESDLLHGTIPRSLYNLTSLKVLSVADNSISGSLPNDIGLKLPNLEDFHIWGNKFNGSIPFTFFNCSNLYKLELDSNSFTRKVNIDFRHMPNLKTVLLGNNSLGSSESDEMNFINSMVNCSQLELLSLGGNHLTGVLPSSIRNLSSQLTILSFEYNLIYGTLPSGIGNLVMLDRLYLGTNQLTGIFPSELGNLRNLKSFFMDDNFFTGNLPKSIGNLSLLLELSLAKNRLE, from the exons ATGTGTCAACAAGCAGAAAGAAAGTTTTTCATGGAAtacctttcttttttcttgCATGTAACGGCATTAATGCTCCTATGGTCTCCAACACTTTCACTAGCCACAAACGATACCGATTATGTTGCCCTTGTGGCCATCAAGTTGAGCATCATTCATGACCCCCAACATGTTCTTGACTCATGGAACACCTCCTCCCATTTCTGTCAATGGCAAGGTGTTACATGTGGTCGTCGCCATCCTAGAGTCACCCGATTAGACCTTCAAAATCAAGGCTTTGTTGGTTCCGTGTCCCCTCATATTGGAAACTTAAGTTTCATGAGATCGATACATCTAACGAATAACACCTTGAAAGGTGTAATCCCACCTCAATTAGGAAATTTGTTTAGGTTGCAGGAACTTTATCTCGGCATTAATTCTTTTGAAGGAGAAGTTCCAGCCAGTTTATCAAATT GGTTACCATTTTTGTTTGGAAACTTTACTTCTCTTAAACAAATATATGCCACCGAGAATTATCTAGGCGGAATCATTCCAAACACTTTGGGTCAGCTGTACAACTTGCAAGAAATTGGTTTTGAATCTGACCTTCTACATGGTACGATTCCTCGATCCTTATACAATTTAACATCTTTAAAAGTTCTTAGCGTAGCCGATAATTCAATCAGTGGAAGCTTACCAAATGATATAGGCTTGAAGCTACCCAATCTTGAGGATTTTCATATATGGGGTAACAAATTTAACGGAAGCATACCCTTCACTTTTTTTAATTGTTCAAACTTGTATAAACTTGAGTTAGATTCAAATAGTTTTACTAGGAAGGTTAACATAGATTTCAGACATATGCCAAATCTCAAGACTGTTTTGTTAGGTAATAACAGTCTAGGGAGTTCTGAATCTGATGAGATGAACTTCATTAACTCAATGGTCAATTGTAGCCAACTAGAACTGTTATCTCTTGGTGGGAACCACTTGACTGGAGTTCTTCCTAGTTCTATAAGAAATCTCTCATCTCAACTAACAATTCTATCATttgaatataatttaatttatggGACCCTGCCTTCGGGGATTGGGAATCTTGTGATGTTAGACCGATTATATTTAGGCACTAATCAATTAACAGGGATTTTTCCAAGTGAACTTGGTAATCTACGAAACCTTAAATCTTTTTTCATGGATGACAACTTCTTCACCGGGAACTTACCAAAATCTATAGGGAACCTGTCATTATTGCTAGAGTTGAGTTTGGCAAAAAACAGATTAGAATGA
- the LOC122603292 gene encoding receptor kinase-like protein Xa21, whose amino-acid sequence MSVLRGIIYLNLSSNNFSGKIPKFLEQLNLSSLDLSFNNLVGEVPLEGIFKNASISIQGNNRLCGGLPQLRLPKCATVSRSKTGFRTSRVILIVIPICSLLVLGMVLFYLICWKRRKGQAQPAEDASCVQPFSRVSYGSIVRATNGFCEQNLIGTGAFSAVYKGILEPADGMVAVKVLKLENQGALKSFVMECEALKNIRHRNLVKVITSCSSVDFPGNDFKAIIYELMPNGNLEWWLHPSSQQHVDIQEAPPHRLTLRQKVTIASDVAHAMHYLHQGSEVPIIHCDLKPSNILLDSDMVAHIGDFGLAKFLPLKPQESSSVGLRGTIGYAPPEYGLGGEMTKEGDIYSFGILLLEMITEKRPTDRIFQNGLNLHGYVTMALPDRLIEIIEPALLSVIEGANVSHEDEARKRERLEESLSLLAKIGLKCSMESTKERMNLSKIIQELHHINGLF is encoded by the exons ATGAGTGTTCTAAGAGGTATCATCTATCTTAATCTTTCTAGCAACAATTTCTCTGGAAAAATTCCAAAATTCTTAGAGCAACTAAACTTGTCTTCATTGGATTTGTCTTTCAACAATCTTGTTGGTGAGGTACCGTTGGAAGGTATTTTCAAAAATGCTTCTATCTCAATTCAGGGCAATAATAGGCTATGTGGAGGCCTTCCTCAACTTCGCCTTCCCAAATGTGCCACAGTATCAAGGTCAAAGACAGGTTTTAGAACATCACGCGTTATTCTAATTGTCATTCCAATTTGCTCGCTTTTAGTTCTAGGAATGGTTTTGTTCTATTTAATTTGTTGGAAAAGAAGGAAGGGACAAGCACAACCAGCAGAAGACGCATCATGCGTGCAACCGTTTTCAAGAGTTTCTTATGGAAGCATAGTTAGAGCTACCAATGGGTTCTGTGAACAAAACTTGATTGGGACAGGGGCTTTTAGTGCTGTTTATAAGGGTATTCTTGAACCGGCTGATGGAATGGTTGCCGTCAAGGTTCTAAAGCTTGAAAATCAGGGAGCGTTGAAGAGTTTTGTGATGGAGTGTGAAgctttaaaaaatataaggCATCGTAATCTTGTGAAAGTCATTACTTCCTGTTCATCCGTTGATTTTCCGGGTAACGATTTCAAAGCTATTATCTACGAGTTAATGCCAAATGGGAATCTTGAATGGTGGCTACATCCAAGTTCACAACAACACGTTGATATCCAAGAAGCTCCTCCACATAGATTGACCCTTCGCCAAAAAGTAACGATTGCATCAGATGTAGCTCATGCCATGCACTACCTCCACCAAGGGTCTGAGGTGCCCATTATTCACTGTGATCTAAAGCCAAGCAATATCTTACTTGACAGTGACATGGTTGCTCACATTGGTGATTTCGGGCTGGCAAAGTTTCTGCCATTAAAACCACAGGAAAGTAGTTCAGTTGGATTACGAGGGACTATCGGGTATGCACCTCCAG AATATGGTCTTGGAGGTGAGATGACAAAAGAAGGGGATATTTACAGCTTTGGGATATTGTTATTAGAGATGATAACAGAAAAGAGACCAACAGACCGCATTTTTCAAAATGGATTGAACCTCCATGGCTATGTGACAATGGCTTTGCCTGACCGTCTAATAGAGATAATTGAACCGGCACTATTGTCTGTCATTGAGGGTGCAAATGTTAGCCATGAGGATGAAGCTAGAAAGCGAGAGAGGTTGGAAGAAAGCTTGAGTTTATTAGCAAAAATTGGGTTGAAATGCTCCATGGAATCTACCAAAGAGAGGATGAACTTGAGCAAAATCATCCAGGAGTTGCATCATATCAATGGTCTCTTCTGA
- the LOC122604579 gene encoding probable LRR receptor-like serine/threonine-protein kinase At3g47570 — protein sequence MVFSKTLRIISKFFMAATLLLWSPTLATVSLATNHTDDLALLAIKSSIIHDPQNVLDSWNTSFHFCHWQGVTCGHPHRRVTRLDLGSRGFAGSLSPQIGNLSFLKVINLRNNTFKGVIPPQLGNLFRLERLFLDNNSFEGEVPASLSNCTRLDTLVLGYNHLVGKFPQQLSALVNLMVLFINSNGFTGGLPSFFGNFTSLKGLSASNNYLGGSIPHTLGQLYNLQEIYIGFNHLYGTIPPSLSNLTSLRVLSVENNSISGSLPQDMGLQLPNLEEFYIWGNKFIGSIPFSFSNCSNLLLLNLGDNGFTGKSREFGT from the exons ATGGTGTTTAGTAAAACCTTAAGAATAATCTCAAAGTTTTTTATGGCAGCGACATTGCTGTTATGGTCTCCAACACTTGCAACCGTTTCACTTGCCACAAACCATACCGATGATCTTGCACTTCTGGCCATCAAGTCGAGCATCATTCATGATCCCCAAAATGTTCTTGACTCATGGAATACCTCTTTCCATTTCTGTCATTGGCAAGGTGTTACATGTGGTCATCCGCATCGTAGAGTTACCAGATTAGACCTTGGATCTCGAGGTTTTGCTGGTTCCTTGTCCCCTCAGATCGGAAACTTAAGTTTTCTCAAAGTGATAAATCTACGGAATAACACCTTCAAAGGTGTAATCCCACCTCAATTAGGAAATTTGTTTAGGTTAGAGCGACTATTTCTCGACAACAATTCTTTTGAAGGAGAAGTTCCAGCCAGTTTATCAAACTGTACTAGGCTAGACACTCTTGTGTTGGGTTACAATCATCTAGTTGGGAAGTTTCCACAGCAGCTTAGTGCACTGGTCAACCTGATGGTGTTATTCATTAATTCTAATGGATTTACAGGAGGGTTACCATCTTTCTTTGGAAACTTCACTTCCCTTAAAGGCTTATCGGCCTCTAACAATTATCTAGGCGGAAGCATTCCTCACACTTTAGGTCAATTGTACAACTTGCAAGAAATTTATATTGGTTTTAACCATCTCTATGGTACGATCCCTCCATCCTTAAGCAATTTAACATCtttaagagttcttagtgtAGAAAATAATTCAATCAGTGGAAGTTTACCGCAAGATATGGGCTTACAGCTACCCAATCTTGAGGAATTTTATATATGGGGTAACAAATTTATCGGAAGCATACCATTCTCATTTTCTAATTGTTCAAACTTGTTACTCCTTAACTTGGGAGACAATGGTTTTACTGGGAAG TCTAGGGAATTCGGAACCTGA